The nucleotide window GTGCTACTCCCGCCGCGGGCGGCCCGGAGGAACTTCACCTTCACCAGATCGCGGTCGTCGAGCTGGTCGGCGAGTTCGTCGGCGACTGACGCCACCCCCTTCTTCCCGACCCAGACGGTCACGTCGAGATCGTGGGCCTGTTTCCGCAGGTCGTGGTCGGTCATGGATACGAGATACGGACGGGCGGGTTTGAAGCCTTGCTTTACGGATGGGACGTGTGACGAAGTGGACGCGAGGGGTGAACCTCCCTAGCGGTACGGGTACCGAGCCGTCTCGCCGCAGTCGCACCGGACGACGACGTGGCTCCCCTCCTGGAGTCGAACCCTGGCGTTGCGCCCCGGGACGAGGAACGCGTCACAGCGATCGCAGGTGAACCGCTCGAAGGAGCGCGGGACGCCACAGCGATGCCGCTCGGCGAGGCGGCGCGCGAGTCGGACGTACTCACGGGCGCGGTCCGGTTCGCCGGCTCTGACCGCCTCGCGCGCGAGGGTCTCGAGCTTCTCGATGCGCTCCTCCGCGATCTCCTGCATTGGGTCGGCTCTCGGATGGGAGTTGGCGGTGGACGGGGGATAGCGGTTTCGGAGCGACTTCCACCCCGAGATGGACGTGGACTCCCGGTTACTCTCGGGACAGCCCTCCGGAGGCGGACGCCAGCACGATAGATCGGAAAGGATTCCAGCAGCCTAAAGAAACGGAGCCGAGAACGACCCCGCAGTGAAGGTCCTCGACTACCTCGAACTCGAATCGCGGCTCGCCCGCGCCGGCATCGGCACGGCCCACGACCAGCAGGTCGAGGCGCTCGACCGCGCCGCCGAGTCCGGCGCCGACGTCGAGGTGATCGAGACCCCCTGGACCGGCGACGACCCCCTCGACGGCCTCTACAACGGCGCCCGCGGCAGGGGGCTGTTCCGCGAGTACGACCTCGCCCACTGCAACCTCATCGGGCCGGGGAGCGTCGCCGTCGCCCGCCACGCGAGGCGGAACGGCATCCCGCTCGTGCTCCACTGCCACGTCACGAGCGAGGACTTCCGGGAGAGCTTCCGCGGGTCGAACGCGGTCGCCCCGGCGCTCCGGCGCTACCTCCGGTGGTTCTACTCGCAGGCCGACCTCGTGCTCACGCCCTCGGAGTACACGAAACGCCAGCTGGAAGCGTACCCGGTCGAGGCGCCCATTCGGGCGCTCTCCAACGGCGTCGACCTCGACTCAGTCGCCGACCACGAGGTGCATCGAGACGAGTACCGCGATCGGTACGACCTCGACGGGACCGTCGCCTTCGCGGTCGGAAACGTGTTCGAGCGGAAGGGGCTCACCGACTTCTGCGAGGTCGCGAGGCGCGTCGACCTCGAGTTCGCCTGGTTCGGCACCTACGACACCGGCCCGCAGGCGTCGCCGACCGTGACGCGCTGGATGCGGAATCCGCCCGAGAACGTCACCTTCACCGGCTGGGTCGAGGACAAGCCGGGGATGTTCGGCGCGGGCGACGTGTTCTTCTTCCCGACGAAGGAAGAGAACCAGGGCATCGTCGTGCTCGAGGCGATGGCGTGCGGGAAGGCCGTCGTCCTCCGGGACATCCCGGTCTTCCGCGAGTACTTCGAGGACGGCCACGACTGCCTGCTCTGCTCGAACCGCGACGAGTTCGTCGACGCCATCGAGCGCCTCGACGCGGACCCCGACCTCCGCGAGCGACTCGGGAGCAACGCCCGCGAGACCGCGGCCGAACACGGCCTCGACCGCGTCGGGCGGGAACTCGTGGAGACCTACCGCGAACTGCTCGGCTGAACCGACCGCCGGACGGGACGGGAGTTCCCGGCGGGACGAAGACGCAAGGCATTACCCACCGCTCCCAGAATCGGGGGAACGATGCAGACGGTCGCCGCCTTCACCGACACGTACCTGCCCACGGTGAACGGCGTGACCTACACGCTGGAGTCGTGGCGCGACCGGTGGCGCGACCGCGGCGGCCGCATGGACGTCGTGTTCCCCGGTGCGCCCGACTACGAACCCGGTGAGGGCGAGTACGCGACCCGGAGCGTCGGCTTCCCGTTCTACGACGGGTTCCGGTTCGGCCTGCCGGGCGTGCCCGACGAGGTGCGCGACGCCGACCTCGTCCACGCCCACACCCCCTTCGCGCTCGGTCTCTCGGGACTCTACCTCGCGCTCCGGATCGACGTGCCGCTCGTGGCCTCCTACCACACGCCGACCTCGGAGTACGCCGACTACATCGCCAACGGTCGCACGGCGACCGCGATAGAGGGCGTCGCCCGCCAATACGAGCGCTGGTACTTGAACCACGCGCGCGTGGTGGTCGTCCCGAGCGAACCGGCGCGCGAGCACCTCCGGGGTATCGGCATCGACGCGCCGGTCTCGGTCGTCCCGAACGGCGTCGACACGGAGTTCTTCGGCCCGGTCGATGGCGGCGACTTCCGGGAGCGGTACGACCTCCCCGACGGCCCGCTCGTGGGCTACACCGGCAGGCACGGCTTCGAGAAGGACCTGGACGAGATCCCGGCCGCGTTCGACGCGGCCGACACGGACGCCACGCTCGTGTTCGGCGGCGACGGTCCCGCGCGGGGGGCGCTCGAACGCATGACCGCGGAGTACGGCATCGACGCCCGCTTCCTCGGCTTCCTCCCTCGCGAGGACCTCCCCGCGTTCTACAGCGCGCTCGACGCCTTCCTCTTCCCCTCGCCCGTCGAGACGCAGGGGCTCGTCGCCCTGGAGGCGAACGCGTGCGGCACGCCGGTCGTCGGCGTGAACGACGGCGCGCTCGCGGACACGGTTGTCGACGGGGTCACCGGCTATCACTTCGCCCGCGGCGACACGACCGACTTCGCCGACGCCATTGAGCGGACGCTGGCCGGGCGCCCAACGCTGTCGGAACGCTGTCTGGACAGACGGGAACGGATGAGCGTCGAGCACGCGGTGGACCGGCTCGCCCATGTGTACGACGGGTTGTAGCAACGTTCGGGGGTCGACTCGAGGGATC belongs to Halorarum halophilum and includes:
- a CDS encoding YhbY family RNA-binding protein, translated to MTDHDLRKQAHDLDVTVWVGKKGVASVADELADQLDDRDLVKVKFLRAARGGSSTEELAVELADIAGVDIVETRGNTGVFTR
- a CDS encoding ribonuclease P protein component 4 → MQEIAEERIEKLETLAREAVRAGEPDRAREYVRLARRLAERHRCGVPRSFERFTCDRCDAFLVPGRNARVRLQEGSHVVVRCDCGETARYPYR
- a CDS encoding glycosyltransferase family 4 protein, whose amino-acid sequence is MKVLDYLELESRLARAGIGTAHDQQVEALDRAAESGADVEVIETPWTGDDPLDGLYNGARGRGLFREYDLAHCNLIGPGSVAVARHARRNGIPLVLHCHVTSEDFRESFRGSNAVAPALRRYLRWFYSQADLVLTPSEYTKRQLEAYPVEAPIRALSNGVDLDSVADHEVHRDEYRDRYDLDGTVAFAVGNVFERKGLTDFCEVARRVDLEFAWFGTYDTGPQASPTVTRWMRNPPENVTFTGWVEDKPGMFGAGDVFFFPTKEENQGIVVLEAMACGKAVVLRDIPVFREYFEDGHDCLLCSNRDEFVDAIERLDADPDLRERLGSNARETAAEHGLDRVGRELVETYRELLG
- a CDS encoding glycosyltransferase, whose amino-acid sequence is MQTVAAFTDTYLPTVNGVTYTLESWRDRWRDRGGRMDVVFPGAPDYEPGEGEYATRSVGFPFYDGFRFGLPGVPDEVRDADLVHAHTPFALGLSGLYLALRIDVPLVASYHTPTSEYADYIANGRTATAIEGVARQYERWYLNHARVVVVPSEPAREHLRGIGIDAPVSVVPNGVDTEFFGPVDGGDFRERYDLPDGPLVGYTGRHGFEKDLDEIPAAFDAADTDATLVFGGDGPARGALERMTAEYGIDARFLGFLPREDLPAFYSALDAFLFPSPVETQGLVALEANACGTPVVGVNDGALADTVVDGVTGYHFARGDTTDFADAIERTLAGRPTLSERCLDRRERMSVEHAVDRLAHVYDGL